One region of bacterium genomic DNA includes:
- a CDS encoding transposase: MAFMYNLSIPFDNNLVERDIRIMEIKQKISGCFRSEEGARFFCRIRSYISTKQGQNIIDALSFVFIGKPFVPIRVEDG; this comes from the coding sequence ATTGCATTTATGTATAATCTTTCTATCCCTTTTGACAATAATCTTGTGGAAAGAGACATAAGGATCATGGAGATAAAACAAAAGATATCAGGATGTTTCAGGAGTGAAGAAGGTGCAAGATTCTTTTGCAGAATAAGGAGTTATATTTCTACCAAACAAGGACAAAACATTATTGATGCACTATCTTTTGTTTTTATTGGTAAGCCCTTTGTACCTATTAGAGTTGAAGATGGGTAG